Genomic segment of Sulfurovum sp. UBA12169:
CCGATGAAACAAGAGTGCCCAAAGCCCAGGATAGTTAAAAAAAAGTTCAAAAGTAGAATGGAGGGCAGGATCATTTTTTTTGACCGTTGCAAAATCCTCCTTGATCAGACGCAATGGATTCAATGTTCTTCCTTAATCATTTTCGCTAATGGCTTGAATGGTTTTAAGATAGCTGTTTTCACTTAAATAAAGATAAAGTTTTCCCAAAAGCTCTCTCTTTTCTTCTTTGCTGATATGTTCTGATTCTTCGATTTTGTACTTGAGTGCTTTATCCACAATGTTGGTGTCGTAATCCAAGTCATCCAATACGTCCATGAGGTTTTGTGCGTCAATAAGATTGTTGACAGCATAATGCCCTTTTTCATCAAAGGTAATTACTGCTTCTGTGGGATGGGTAAAGAGATTGTGTTTCATTCCTAAAACCTCTTGGTAGGCACCCGTTAAAAAGAATGCAAGGAAATATTCTTCTTGGCTGACGTCAATATCGTGCAGGTAAAGAGGCAAATCAGGATTAAAATCGATTTCGCCGTCACTATCGCACGTAATATCCCATATGCTTGCAGGATTGGTGGGTCTGACATCCAAATGGTCTATAGGCATAATGGGAAAATGCTGTTTGAGACCCCAGAAATCAGGCAGTGACTGAAACGCTGAAAAATTTACGAGATATTTTTCCTGAATGCGGTTTTGCAATCTTTTGAGTTCGTTTGTATCTTCATTTTTAAGCAATGCAATCGATTTTTTGATGATAAGGTTGACTAAAATTTCTGTATTTGAGCGGTCTTCGAGGTCAATATATCCCAAATCAAACAGCGTAAGGAGGCTCTCCATATGATCAAGGGCATCGTGCAGATACTCTCTGGCATTGTCGCGTGTAAGCGAGCTGAAGAGATCGTAAAGCTCTTGAATAAGCGGCGGATTGTTCTCTTTGAGGCGAAGATTTTTTTCATGGTATTCTTGAGAAAAAAGTTCTAACACAGGAGTGATAAGTATAGCATGGGAAGCTGCAACATACCGTCCGGATTCAGTAAAAATATCAGGTTCATCAACTCCTCTGCTTTTGGCGATCTCTTGCATCAGATAAATTACGTCATTGGCGAATTCATCCAAAGAGTAGTTTCTGTCTCTGTTGTGCGCGTGCTGGCTGTATTCTACTGCAAGTCCGCCGCCGATATTGATCGCACATAGTGCATCCGCACCGCGTTTTTTGAGATCCGCATAAATGTTTCCTGCTTCTCTGAGTGCCTTCTTGAGGGGTGAGATGTCACTCATTTGTGAACCGATATGAAAGTGTATCATCGATAAATGTGTCAAAAGATTATGTTTTTTAAGCAGTTCATAGGCTTCCAAAAGTTCAGTGGAAGTTAATCCAAATTTAGAACTGTAGCCTCCGCTTTTTGCCCAGATTCCAATACCGGAGCTGTGCAGCCGTATCCGTACGCCTATTTTCGGAAGAATAGGATTTTCTACATCTTCATTAAATTCCGTATTGACTTGTATGATGGTTTGAAGTTCGCCGATACCTTCGATCGTCACTGTGATATTGTGCCCCATTTTTGCAGCAATAAAACAAAGCGCTATCATCTCCTTGTCTTTAAATCCGTTAACCGTAATAGGTGCTCCAATGGGAGTTTTGCTCATGGCAATGATAAGTTCCGCCTTGCTTCCTGCTTCCAATCCGTAATTGTATTTTTGGGAAACATCCATCAGCGCATGGACAAAATTGGGGAATTGATTGACTTTCAGCGGAAAAACTGCTTGAAATTTTCCTTGATATCCAAATGTTTTTTTGGCTTTTTCAAAAGCGGTAAAAAGGGTAGAAATCTGTTTTTCTATCAGATGCGGAAAACGAAGCAAAAGAGGGCCTTTGTATCCTTTGTCGCGTATATCCTGGGCGATCTCCAAAAGAGAAGGTTTGCTTGCATAATTGATATTTATCGTATTGTTTTTGATGATAAAATTATCATTACCCCAAATATTCAAGCCAAATTGTTTCATGTTTACCTGCCTTCGTTTAACTGTTAAGATGCAATTATATCCAAACTTAATATTAACTTTAATATAATCTAATCATGAATGAAAAATATCTTTTTTTAGAAGTTTATCCTGATTATATTAAGCTTATCTCAAAAGACAAGTGGATGCTTCAAAGCGTGAAGAAAATAGAAAATTTGCTGCGCCAAATACCCTGTGATAAAAAAATTATTTGGGATGTTTCGCTGATTGATGAGTTTGACAGTGCGGGAATGCTTTTATTTATAGAATATTTTTCCTATTTTGCAGCAAAAACAAAAGTTGAGATTGCGGGCTATACCTCTGTGCAAAAAGAGATGTATAGCCTCTTGAAAGCAGAGTATAAATCAAAAGAGACGATACCGGTTGCCCGAAAAAACCGGATTGAAAATATAGGCAAAAAAGCCGTGGAACGTTATAACGACTTTAAGGAGTTTGTTAATTTTTCGGGAGAGCTTTTTATGGCCATGCTTCATAACGTTCTTCATCCCAAAAGCATACGTTTCAAAGAAACAGTGTATCATATCTATCACTCCGGCTTTACAGCGCTTGTGATCGTTTCCCTAACCGCATTTTTGGTGGGGATGGTTATTGCCTATCAGGGATCTGTTCAGTTGGCCAAATTCGGCGCTGATATTTTTATCGTTGATACAGTAGGTTTGTCCATTGCAAGAGAATTGGGTCCGATGATCACTGCCATTGTGATCGCGGGGCGCAGCGGTTCATCCTATACCGCAGAGATAGGCGCCATGAAAATTACCGAAGAGATAGCTGCGATGCGAACGATGGGATTTGATCCGTACCATTTTTTGGTGCTTCCTCGCATTTATGCTTTGATGATCGCATTGCCGCTGCTTATCTTTTTTGCTGATATAATGGGAATTCTTGGAGGTATAGTTGCTTCAAAAATGCAATTGGGTATTTCTGTCGATCAATTTATCGCCCGTACTCAGGAGGTGGTTGCGGTTAAGCATTATATTTTAGGGATGATAAAAGGGCCTGTTTTTGCTTTTCTTATTGCGGCGGTAGGCAGTTTTAGGGGGCTTCAGGTTTCTGAAAACACAGAGAGTATCGGATTGCATACGACGCAGAGCGTGGTAAATTCGATTTTTCTTGTGATCGCTTTTGATGCACTTTTTTCTGTGATCTATACGGAACTTGATCTATGAGTGTAATTGAAGCAAAGGGTATTGTGACACGATTTGGCAACAGAACCATTCATGATGGCGTAAATTTACATATTAATGAAAATGAGATATATGCTATTTTAGGAGAAAGCGGTTCTGGAAAATCTGTCTTAATGAAAGAAATGATTATGCTCTTGGAGCCCACAGAAGGAGAAATGTATGTTTTGGGGGAAAATCTTCAGAGTATCAATGCAAAAAGGGCGCAAGAGCTAAGAAAAAAATGGGGGGTGCTTTTTCAGTTTGGCGCACTATTTTCTTCGCTGACGATCGCTGAAAACATTGAGATTCAACTCAAAGAGTATACCGATGTTTCAAAAAAGATGAGAGATAAGTTGATTTATTCAAAGCTGGATCTTGTCGGACTTGATGCCTATGTGGGGGGATTATATCCATCCGAATTAAGCGGAGGGATGATAAAAAGAGCAGCGCTTGCACGTGCTTTGGCGATGGAGCCAAAACTGCTTTTTTTAGATGAGCCTACTTCAGGACTGGATCCTATAGGCGCCCGTAATTTTGATCAGCTGATTGTTAATTTGCGGGATTTGCTAGGGATAACGGTGGTAATGATTACTCATGATCTAGAAAGTATATTTACAATTGTTGACAGGATGGCAGTTCTGGCTGATAAGCAGGTGGTTGCAGAAGGCAGGCTTGAAAATGTGTTACAATCACAACATCCTTTCGTAGAGGCATTTTTCAAAAATAAATACACCAAAGAAAGATTCAAGGACAAAATTAAAAATGTATAACAAAATAAACTATATGGTTGTAGGTATTTTTGTATTGGTCTTTGGAGCGGGCATGATATGGTTTGCTTTTTGGCTCGCAAAGTGGGGTTTGCAGGACGAGTATGATATCTATAAAATAGAGATTAAAGAGTCTGTCTCAGGGCTTTCAGAAGATGCGAGTGTAAAAATTCGCGGGGTAGATGTCGGAAGGGTGCAGACAATCCGCATTAATCCTCAAAATATAGAAGCGGTTGAAATCTTTTTGGAGATTAAAAAAGGCACACCCATCAAAGAGGATATGGTGGCCCATACACAGATGTTTGGAGTCACAGGACTTTTGTCGATCGAAATTGACGGAGGAACGAATACCGCAAAGACATTACAGCCGAGCAAAACATATATCCCTTTTATTCAAACAAAAACCTCCTACGTTTCAAGGGTTAGTGAAAGCCTGGGCGAGATTGCCGATAGTTTAAACGCATTTCTGATACAAACGAAAAAACTCATTTCAGATAAAAACATACAAGCCTTTGAAAATACCTTGGGCCATATAGAAAAAATAACATCTCGCGGTGAAGAGTTGGAAATCAAAGCGATTGGCTCTTTGGCGCAATTGGATGAAACACTTCAAGAGCTGAGAGTTTCCATGAAAGACGCAACGCACTCTTTTGAGGGGGCAACAAAAGATTTTGCCTCCATAAAAGATAGGGCCAATCCGCTTCTAGAAGAGCTTACCGTCACTACAAGAGGGCTTGACAGGCTGATATCCAAGGCAGAAAAAAGTCTAGACAGAGGGGACTACAATATCAAAAATATTCTTGAGCCTGCATTGGTGGACGTGCAGATACTTTCTTCACAGATCAATGATTTGGCACAGCAGTTAAAACAAAGTCCAAGTGACGTCTTGTTTAAAGCCAGAAAACAAAGAAAGGGGCCCGGAGAATGACAAGAAATAAAATTCAGCAAAGAGGAGATGTCAAATGCTAAGTTTTAAAAATACGTCATGGATGGCGATAGTTTTATTGCTCCAGGGATGCAGTATTAAAGAACCCCCTTTGAAAATTTATACTCTTAGTATAGGTGCCCCCATAAAAGCCCACGGCAGTTCACTAAAAGAAAAAACAGTTAAAGTGATCTACCCCCAAAGCATTAAAGAGAAAATAGGTCAAGAAATGAATTTTTCCTATAGTGACAGCGAACAGGGAAGTTATCAAAATGCCCGGTGGTCAAACAATATAGGACAATTACTCCAAGGTGCTTTTATTGAAACACTGCAGCAAAGCGGACTCTTTGGCGCAGTGCTCTCTTTTGCTTCAACTGTCCGCGAAGATTTCAGGCTGGAGAGTACTATTTTTGCCTTTTCGCATCGCGTAAGAGGCGATGTGTCAGAGGCAGTGGTTTCAATTCACTTTTCACTTATTGATGCTGATTCCGGAAAATTGGTTAAAAGCAGACGCTTTGGTTATGCGGTTCCTACAGTAACGACAGATGCCAAAGGGTATACGGATGCCACCAATAAAGCGCTCAATCAGCTAGGTGTGGATTTGGTGTCCTGGCTTGAGAGGTAGTGCGGAAATATATTTTTCTTTTCATAAAAGA
This window contains:
- a CDS encoding sulfate ABC transporter ATP-binding protein, whose product is MSVIEAKGIVTRFGNRTIHDGVNLHINENEIYAILGESGSGKSVLMKEMIMLLEPTEGEMYVLGENLQSINAKRAQELRKKWGVLFQFGALFSSLTIAENIEIQLKEYTDVSKKMRDKLIYSKLDLVGLDAYVGGLYPSELSGGMIKRAALARALAMEPKLLFLDEPTSGLDPIGARNFDQLIVNLRDLLGITVVMITHDLESIFTIVDRMAVLADKQVVAEGRLENVLQSQHPFVEAFFKNKYTKERFKDKIKNV
- a CDS encoding arginine decarboxylase — translated: MKQFGLNIWGNDNFIIKNNTININYASKPSLLEIAQDIRDKGYKGPLLLRFPHLIEKQISTLFTAFEKAKKTFGYQGKFQAVFPLKVNQFPNFVHALMDVSQKYNYGLEAGSKAELIIAMSKTPIGAPITVNGFKDKEMIALCFIAAKMGHNITVTIEGIGELQTIIQVNTEFNEDVENPILPKIGVRIRLHSSGIGIWAKSGGYSSKFGLTSTELLEAYELLKKHNLLTHLSMIHFHIGSQMSDISPLKKALREAGNIYADLKKRGADALCAINIGGGLAVEYSQHAHNRDRNYSLDEFANDVIYLMQEIAKSRGVDEPDIFTESGRYVAASHAILITPVLELFSQEYHEKNLRLKENNPPLIQELYDLFSSLTRDNAREYLHDALDHMESLLTLFDLGYIDLEDRSNTEILVNLIIKKSIALLKNEDTNELKRLQNRIQEKYLVNFSAFQSLPDFWGLKQHFPIMPIDHLDVRPTNPASIWDITCDSDGEIDFNPDLPLYLHDIDVSQEEYFLAFFLTGAYQEVLGMKHNLFTHPTEAVITFDEKGHYAVNNLIDAQNLMDVLDDLDYDTNIVDKALKYKIEESEHISKEEKRELLGKLYLYLSENSYLKTIQAISEND
- a CDS encoding ABC transporter permease: MNEKYLFLEVYPDYIKLISKDKWMLQSVKKIENLLRQIPCDKKIIWDVSLIDEFDSAGMLLFIEYFSYFAAKTKVEIAGYTSVQKEMYSLLKAEYKSKETIPVARKNRIENIGKKAVERYNDFKEFVNFSGELFMAMLHNVLHPKSIRFKETVYHIYHSGFTALVIVSLTAFLVGMVIAYQGSVQLAKFGADIFIVDTVGLSIARELGPMITAIVIAGRSGSSYTAEIGAMKITEEIAAMRTMGFDPYHFLVLPRIYALMIALPLLIFFADIMGILGGIVASKMQLGISVDQFIARTQEVVAVKHYILGMIKGPVFAFLIAAVGSFRGLQVSENTESIGLHTTQSVVNSIFLVIAFDALFSVIYTELDL
- a CDS encoding ABC transporter substrate-binding protein produces the protein MYNKINYMVVGIFVLVFGAGMIWFAFWLAKWGLQDEYDIYKIEIKESVSGLSEDASVKIRGVDVGRVQTIRINPQNIEAVEIFLEIKKGTPIKEDMVAHTQMFGVTGLLSIEIDGGTNTAKTLQPSKTYIPFIQTKTSYVSRVSESLGEIADSLNAFLIQTKKLISDKNIQAFENTLGHIEKITSRGEELEIKAIGSLAQLDETLQELRVSMKDATHSFEGATKDFASIKDRANPLLEELTVTTRGLDRLISKAEKSLDRGDYNIKNILEPALVDVQILSSQINDLAQQLKQSPSDVLFKARKQRKGPGE